The following DNA comes from Plodia interpunctella isolate USDA-ARS_2022_Savannah chromosome 1, ilPloInte3.2, whole genome shotgun sequence.
acacTAATTGTAggtattctaaatttgaagcACTTTTTTTGAACACTtattagtacttactaattccatggctaGAAGTGACTTGATGATCGGTCTAGCGAGTGAGTGAGTAGACCGCAAGAGTACCTACTCGTGACCCCATGATTATATGTACTCCGGATTCGTTTTCGATTCtatgatacattttttttgttctcgcaGGTTTTGACTTCTTAGTGCTTACCTAACTACTTACAAACCTAAGCAAACCCTCTTACTAAGTTTCAGGATTTGAGTCAGCatcctttttttctttaaatttgttcttgtagatatattttacttcaGTTTACTCCTTACCTACTTGTATCGTTGTGGAAACGCTTACAACACATATACACACGTTTGAacgagataaaaatatacgtcTAATAATAGTACCCATCCCAGTAGATATGTGCCGGTAGTGCTGTTTCATTAGATTTCACTtcttagataatattttattgaacatcAACATTGAGTATCAGCCCAGGCCTCATTTTGTGTGAGAAATATAAAGGTACGTaactacatatgtatttaagGTACATCAACTAATTAGGAGTTTTATGAcgttgtatattatttttatgaccgattttcttatttttgctttaaagaataaataaaatggcaaTCTTCTGCGTGAGATATAGGTggtactttataataataaaaacaacaaacaactGATAAATATGTTTGATATAGGGATGGTAGTATCGCGATCAGATAACacacatatttataacaacatatacatactggactaaataatacctacctactctaGTTTTTGGTTGATGAAAATATGACTATTTATACCTATTGTTTCAGGTGAACATGTTTCGCGATTCACAAACTGTGAATTGTCCAGATTGTGACACTCGTCATAAACAGCCAAGAAAGTTGGAGAGTTTATCCCTTAGCAAATTGGGCGATTGGGTAGCATTACAAGCAGAAATAAACATGATTCCTATAGCTGCTTTagctcaaaaaaatattaatggtgCACATGAGACATTAGCGAATCATGTTAATGTTGTTCGAAGCCGTCTAAGAAGTAACGTACCTTGGATGCTTCACGACTTGTTAGCTCATGAAGTAATAAGAGCATTGTCAGATCTTCTGGAAAAAACTAAAAGATCTTTGGGTTTCAGAGGTTCGATGGGAAAGTTTGTTAGTCAGATTAATGTTATCGTTGTTATGGCTGAAGtgttattcacaaaatattttacatttctttCTATTGATAATATTCCTAAAATGTTACGACATAGCTTTTATTCTAAATTGTTTATGCTCAAAGGACTCGTGTACTTGAATCTTGGCTCGCTGTCTGGTGGCTGGAAAACAGCAGACATGGAGGAGGCTGTTATAAAATCTTTGCAAGAACTGCATCgcttaaaatatctttttataaattatgactGCACTGATAATATTCTGAAATGCATTGCAGAAAATTGTAAGCTGATCGAAAAATTAGATATCTCATGTTCCAAATGTATAACAAATGATAGTATTCACATAAtatcgaaattaaaaaaattgagaagCATTCAGTTATATAGAACATTTGTTACTGCCGAGGGTTTTATAACACTGCTCTTAAGGTGTAAAAACTTGGAGGATATCGGAAGATGTGACGAAATTGGATCTATATTAGAAAACATTAACATATCTAATTGGGAAGAAcgagtttttaatttaaaagtatatgtTAGTAGATATTCGACACTTCATCAGTTACAGCTAGCTGTGGAGATGTGTCCCTATATACGAAGTATGACCGTGTTTCATAATACTTTACAGAGTGATTTAATGGTTCTTGTTGGACTGAAAGATCTCCGAGAGATGAAACTATTGTCATGCGATTTCTATGCCGATCAAATCAAACAAGTTCTACATGTAAAAGGTTGCAATATTACAAGTTTACACCTTGAGCATGTGGATCAAATAGATTTGAATGCTTTAATGTACATTAGCCAAATGTGCCCTTTGTTGGAAAACTTCACTCTATACAACTGCACGCTTATACAACATACTTCATTGTATACTAAGAAACTAGAAATATTACCTTTTAGAAACTTAAAGAGAGTAACCATTATTTCCACTTGTACTGAtgcacaattattatttatactaacaAACTGTTTGAATGCCGAATTTATTCATATAGGAACAGCTATTCAACTTTCagatgagtttatttttaatatattggaaaaaaatccatttatttatttaaaagaattgCGTGTAATGCAATCCGATTTCTTAACACTTAATTCAGTAGAGCGTATAATACAAACGTGTATGAGTTTAGAGGTTTTAGTAGAGCTTGAAAGTTGGTCTTTACTATCTGAAAATGATCGACATTATATAAGAGATTACATCAGGTTAAACAATTTGAAGTTAGATATTGCACCTATTCGAAGATACGatgtgtaataattaatacatgcattttttttaccaatttaaacgttaattacatttaattaaacagtAAGTCACCTCATATGATAGATGGCTGAATGTCGCCTAAGCTTTTACAATGCGCCTAGAAAAAATGCCGTGTACTTAAGTATACGTACATAcccaaaattttaatttcagcgCACAGACGGGGACTCTGTATTtgagattttgtgaaaaaaggTGGAAAACTGGCATTTTgcgattattattaattttaatgcaacATGCAAAGGGTCACCTGCGTTTTCATACATAAAATGTCTCTGAATCATGTACATAACAAACGTGAGAACattgtaattatatgtttagTGAAAAGGGACCAATTACCAACGCTTAGAAttgaattacttatataatgatTTAGCTTTCGCCCCGTTAATATCGTTCCTTCGGGAACAGAGGAGctacaatgaaaaataaaacacgtagcacagTTCAGCCTTCAGTTCCATacaatactaaaaatattgctCCATTAATAACTATGTAACTGACAACTAAATCTCTGGCTATTACAGTTTAAACTTTCAAAATGTGTTGCccaacaatttgatttttgtaagtgaatattgaattgtttttttttccaataaatgtgaataaattcaatactttttttattccatatgACTTATTTTAATCTGAATATAGGTAGTGGTACCTAAACCCAAGGActtcaaatttgattttttttacatttgtcaTTTCTGAAGTTCTATAGGTACATGATGCTTTTTCTGGGAAGCATGAGAAAGTGACATTGTTGATAACATTTTCCCATTTTTTGCTTACCAACGTTGGGGGCTCTAGTAGCTTGGGGGCCCGTTTCAATGATACGCCGATAGCTACGCCCCTGCACACTGCCAAGAAAATTCTTGGTGTGTAGTTTCTTTAGAGTGTAAGGGTGAGCACTCAACTAGCTAATTCACATCGGTGCAGCGATTTATCATATAATAGCAAACTTTCGCATCTATAGTGCAAACTTCAAGCTGTGCCCTGGGCCATGGACCGTCCGGGACTTCTGGGCACTCCGCTCCCGTGAACTTTTCGAGATAATACTTACCTTATTGTAGTTCCAGAATACATAATACCAGTCTACCtcctaaaatataaagtaggattagtaagtataaaattatggatattcaaataatatggTGCCTTGgatgcaataaattatacttatttctatttttgttattattatgtactagcGACCTGTACCGGCGTCGCACGtagaaaatcataataaattataccttacTTTggaatcacgctatctattggtgaaaaccgcttgATAATCCATgcatcagtttttgagtttattgcaaacagacagactggacttgttttatgtaattcaaacatttcatttttaacccgttcattttatttcatttccgttcataaatataaaggtGGCTCCTCAGTCTAAATGAGGAGCTATCGCGTATCTGGAAACATAGtggttgaatatttttcattatttggtATGATATTGTAGTATTTGAGAGCagtttgaaaatgaaatttgagTTAGATggtattacaaatttaaactgTTTCCatacattatatgtatgtatggctCCTCAGACCATATACATACATCTCGTCATTCTTAGAGAAGCAGTAGCTCAATTAAAGCCCGATTTCcttatcatcaatacatataataaaacagtagaaaaagaaacctgtacattgaatatatttacataaaaacaaaattaggcgatagtcatagtaacaaacaaaaaatttgaaaaaaaaagaattgtatgtatgtctgtctgtttgcacACGCTAGTCTTCGCAACTACTTGACGGATATGCTACTATAGCTATTAAGGGCAAcgtatagggtataaatgattttgaaaactggtacacctgatggagaacaatgatggtacagctaaactataggaaatatagaaattacgtTAAAGTTGTTCTGatgcctgatgagcattttctgttgagatataaaaacaaaagatctAGAACACCTGACGCATACCCATGACGGTCCAGACAAACTAGAAATGACGctttaacaaaagttgatcAGCCTGATGTGCATTTTCTTTtaaggtataaaaatttaagatctGGAACACGTAGACCCAATATGGCATAGTTAAACAacaggaaatatagaaatgacgccctaataaaagttgttcagtctgatgagcattttctgttgaggtataaaaattgaatatctAGAATATCTAGCCCAGCGAAACTATAGGAATTaaagaaatgacgccttaacaaaagttgttcagcctgatgagcatttcctgttgatgtataaaaatcgaaaatctggaacacctgaagaagagtcataatggtccagctaaactataggaaatatatatttcattcgtatgagcatcttctgtataggtatcgtaacgctttgtctgtacagttaaatttctctaataattttgactccttaccaaaaattgttcggccacgcgaacgaagtcgcgggcatcagctagtttaGTAATAAGTACATATGAATTGTAGGATAAGAGTCAGTTACTCAAAATGAGTGGTTTGGAAGATATGTTGTATTGTAACTGGCTcctcaattaaaatatttagtcatCACACGTCATCACAATTGTCAATGTCGTGTATCTATCAAAAAAGTGAACTTTATGTCACGTGGTTgtagttgttgttgttgtgttggtgttgacagtttttttttacgatacaACCAGGCTAAGGTAGTATTAATAAGCACCATCAACTATTACAAAACGCATTAAGAGATgattatcaatttaaatatctgtgcgattttggtataattttcagaa
Coding sequences within:
- the LOC128670629 gene encoding uncharacterized protein LOC128670629 produces the protein MFRDSQTVNCPDCDTRHKQPRKLESLSLSKLGDWVALQAEINMIPIAALAQKNINGAHETLANHVNVVRSRLRSNVPWMLHDLLAHEVIRALSDLLEKTKRSLGFRGSMGKFVSQINVIVVMAEVLFTKYFTFLSIDNIPKMLRHSFYSKLFMLKGLVYLNLGSLSGGWKTADMEEAVIKSLQELHRLKYLFINYDCTDNILKCIAENCKLIEKLDISCSKCITNDSIHIISKLKKLRSIQLYRTFVTAEGFITLLLRCKNLEDIGRCDEIGSILENINISNWEERVFNLKVYVSRYSTLHQLQLAVEMCPYIRSMTVFHNTLQSDLMVLVGLKDLREMKLLSCDFYADQIKQVLHVKGCNITSLHLEHVDQIDLNALMYISQMCPLLENFTLYNCTLIQHTSLYTKKLEILPFRNLKRVTIISTCTDAQLLFILTNCLNAEFIHIGTAIQLSDEFIFNILEKNPFIYLKELRVMQSDFLTLNSVERIIQTCMSLEVLVELESWSLLSENDRHYIRDYIRLNNLKLDIAPIRRYDV